A stretch of Castanea sativa cultivar Marrone di Chiusa Pesio chromosome 2, ASM4071231v1 DNA encodes these proteins:
- the LOC142623462 gene encoding type IV inositol polyphosphate 5-phosphatase 7-like isoform X2: MRDGNSKKSKLSWSKKMVRKWFNIKSKTEDFQADEVNYGGGDVEYRTSSFSERESCTTKKSKTEKFSRNTEQVRRARMNLDHPRIIDVQNYSLFVATWNVAGRSPPSNLNLDDLLHASPPADIYVLGFQEIVPLNAGNVLGAEDNGPAKKWLSLIRKTLNNFPGTSGGSGCYTPSPIPEPIVEINADFEGSTRQKNSSFFHRRSFQTTQSWRMDNDPSIPQPRLDRRFSVCDRVIFGHRPSDYDPNYRWGHRPSDYSRPSDYSRPSDYDPNYRWGHRPSDYSRPSDYSRPSDYDPNHRWGHRPSDYSRPSDYSRPSDYSRWGSSDDDNGPGDSPSTVLYSPMSYGGYAANEDGYRMPTRSRYCLVASKQMVGIFLTVWVRSELRDHVRNMKVSCVGRGLMGYLGNKGSISVSMSLHQTSFCFVCSHLTSGQKEGDELRRNSDVMEIIRKTRFPRVHGSGDEKSPETILEHDRVIWLGDLNYRIALSYRSATALVEMQNWRALLENDQLRKEQRNGRVFKGWNEGKIYFPPTYKYSTNSDRYAGDDMHPKEKRRTPAWCDRILWHGEGLHQLSYVRGESRFSDHRPVYGIFWAEVESSQSRLRKSMSCSDSRIEVEELLPYAHGYTELNFF, from the exons GAGGTGATGTGGAATATAGGACTAGCAGCTTCTCAGAGAGGGAGTCATGCACaaccaaaaaaagcaaaacag AAAAATTTAGCCGGAACACAGAGCAGGTCCGGCGAGCAAGAATGAATCTTGATCACCCTCGGATTATAGATGTGCAGAACTATAG CCTATTCGTAGCTACCTGGAATGTGGCTGGAAGATCCCCACCAAGTAATTTGAATCTAGATGACTTGCTTCATGCCTCACCTCCTGCTGACATTTATGTTCTTGG TTTTCAAGAAATTGTTCCATTGAATGCTGGTAATGTTTTGGGAGCAGAAGACAATGGCCCTGCCAAAAAATGGCTGTCTCTCATTCGAAAGACTCTAAATAATTTTCCTGGGACCAGTGGAGGTAGTGGATGCTATACACCATCTCCCATTCCTGAGCCAATTGTAGAAATAAATGCAGATTTTGAGGGATCAACTAGGCAGAAGAACTCATCTTTCTTTCATCGCCGGTCGTTCCAGACAACACAGAGCTGGAGAATGGACAATGACCCCTCAATTCCACAACCACGACTTGATCGACGATTCAGTGTTTGTGATAGAGTAATCTTTGGCCATAGGCCTAGTGACTATGATCCTAATTACAGATGGGGTCACAGGCCAAGTGACTATTCTAGGCCAAGCGACTATTCCAGACCTAGTGACTACGATCCTAATTACAGATGGGGCCACAGGCCAAGTGACTATTCTAGGCCAAGCGACTATTCCAGGCCTAGTGATTATGATCCCAATCACAGATGGGGGCATAGGCCAAGTGACTATTCTAGGCCAAGCGACTATTCCAGGCCTAGTGACTATTCCAGATGGGGTTCATCTGATGATGATAATGGTCCGGGCGATTCACCAAGTACTGTCTTATATTCACCAATGTCCTATGGTGGATATGCAGCAAATGAAGATGGATATAGAATGCCAACACGTTCGAGGTACTGCTTAGTTGCAAGCAAACAAATGGTTGGCATATTTCTCACAGTTTGGGTGAGAAGTGAATTGAGAGACCATGTTCGGAACATGAAAGTATCCTGTGTGGGTAGAGGATTGATGGGTTACCTCGGAAATAAG GGTTCAATTTCGGTCAGCATGTCTTTACACCAAACATCTTTTTGCTTCGTCTGTAGCCATTTGACTTCAGGACAGAAGGAGGGTGATGAGCTAAGAAGGAACTCTGATGTTATGGAGATCATTAGGAAAACAAGGTTTCCACGGGTCCATGGCTCGGGCGATGAGAAGTCCCCAGAAACAATCCTTGAGCATGA TCGAGTTATATGGCTTGGGGATCTGAATTATCGCATTGCCCTCTCTTACCGCTCTGCTACGGCACTTGTTGAGATGCAAAATTGGAGGGCATTGTTAGAGAATGACCAG TTACGTAAAGAGCAAAGAAATGGTCGTGTTTTTAAGGGATGGAATGAAGGGAAGATATATTTTCCCCCAACTTACAAGTATTCAACTAATTCAGACAGATATGCAGGGGATGATATGCATCCAAAGGAGAAGCGCAGAACACCTGCCTG gtGTGATCGAATTTTGTGGCATGGAGAAGGCCTCCATCAATTGTCCTATGTCCGTGGTGAATCTAGATTTTCAGATCATAGACCGGTTTATGGCATATTTTGGGCAGAGGTTGAGTCAAGCCAAAGCCGATTGAGGAAAAGCATGAGTTGTTCTGATTCCAGGATTGAGGTGGAGGAGCTTCTGCCGTATGCACATGGATATACTGAACTTAACTTTTTCTAA
- the LOC142623462 gene encoding type IV inositol polyphosphate 5-phosphatase 7-like isoform X1: protein MGIPRKASSHGQRKWSGSGSISRAKQRIFRRMKLIMEVDIFVLSGFLLGGDVEYRTSSFSERESCTTKKSKTEKFSRNTEQVRRARMNLDHPRIIDVQNYSLFVATWNVAGRSPPSNLNLDDLLHASPPADIYVLGFQEIVPLNAGNVLGAEDNGPAKKWLSLIRKTLNNFPGTSGGSGCYTPSPIPEPIVEINADFEGSTRQKNSSFFHRRSFQTTQSWRMDNDPSIPQPRLDRRFSVCDRVIFGHRPSDYDPNYRWGHRPSDYSRPSDYSRPSDYDPNYRWGHRPSDYSRPSDYSRPSDYDPNHRWGHRPSDYSRPSDYSRPSDYSRWGSSDDDNGPGDSPSTVLYSPMSYGGYAANEDGYRMPTRSRYCLVASKQMVGIFLTVWVRSELRDHVRNMKVSCVGRGLMGYLGNKGSISVSMSLHQTSFCFVCSHLTSGQKEGDELRRNSDVMEIIRKTRFPRVHGSGDEKSPETILEHDRVIWLGDLNYRIALSYRSATALVEMQNWRALLENDQLRKEQRNGRVFKGWNEGKIYFPPTYKYSTNSDRYAGDDMHPKEKRRTPAWCDRILWHGEGLHQLSYVRGESRFSDHRPVYGIFWAEVESSQSRLRKSMSCSDSRIEVEELLPYAHGYTELNFF, encoded by the exons GAGGTGATGTGGAATATAGGACTAGCAGCTTCTCAGAGAGGGAGTCATGCACaaccaaaaaaagcaaaacag AAAAATTTAGCCGGAACACAGAGCAGGTCCGGCGAGCAAGAATGAATCTTGATCACCCTCGGATTATAGATGTGCAGAACTATAG CCTATTCGTAGCTACCTGGAATGTGGCTGGAAGATCCCCACCAAGTAATTTGAATCTAGATGACTTGCTTCATGCCTCACCTCCTGCTGACATTTATGTTCTTGG TTTTCAAGAAATTGTTCCATTGAATGCTGGTAATGTTTTGGGAGCAGAAGACAATGGCCCTGCCAAAAAATGGCTGTCTCTCATTCGAAAGACTCTAAATAATTTTCCTGGGACCAGTGGAGGTAGTGGATGCTATACACCATCTCCCATTCCTGAGCCAATTGTAGAAATAAATGCAGATTTTGAGGGATCAACTAGGCAGAAGAACTCATCTTTCTTTCATCGCCGGTCGTTCCAGACAACACAGAGCTGGAGAATGGACAATGACCCCTCAATTCCACAACCACGACTTGATCGACGATTCAGTGTTTGTGATAGAGTAATCTTTGGCCATAGGCCTAGTGACTATGATCCTAATTACAGATGGGGTCACAGGCCAAGTGACTATTCTAGGCCAAGCGACTATTCCAGACCTAGTGACTACGATCCTAATTACAGATGGGGCCACAGGCCAAGTGACTATTCTAGGCCAAGCGACTATTCCAGGCCTAGTGATTATGATCCCAATCACAGATGGGGGCATAGGCCAAGTGACTATTCTAGGCCAAGCGACTATTCCAGGCCTAGTGACTATTCCAGATGGGGTTCATCTGATGATGATAATGGTCCGGGCGATTCACCAAGTACTGTCTTATATTCACCAATGTCCTATGGTGGATATGCAGCAAATGAAGATGGATATAGAATGCCAACACGTTCGAGGTACTGCTTAGTTGCAAGCAAACAAATGGTTGGCATATTTCTCACAGTTTGGGTGAGAAGTGAATTGAGAGACCATGTTCGGAACATGAAAGTATCCTGTGTGGGTAGAGGATTGATGGGTTACCTCGGAAATAAG GGTTCAATTTCGGTCAGCATGTCTTTACACCAAACATCTTTTTGCTTCGTCTGTAGCCATTTGACTTCAGGACAGAAGGAGGGTGATGAGCTAAGAAGGAACTCTGATGTTATGGAGATCATTAGGAAAACAAGGTTTCCACGGGTCCATGGCTCGGGCGATGAGAAGTCCCCAGAAACAATCCTTGAGCATGA TCGAGTTATATGGCTTGGGGATCTGAATTATCGCATTGCCCTCTCTTACCGCTCTGCTACGGCACTTGTTGAGATGCAAAATTGGAGGGCATTGTTAGAGAATGACCAG TTACGTAAAGAGCAAAGAAATGGTCGTGTTTTTAAGGGATGGAATGAAGGGAAGATATATTTTCCCCCAACTTACAAGTATTCAACTAATTCAGACAGATATGCAGGGGATGATATGCATCCAAAGGAGAAGCGCAGAACACCTGCCTG gtGTGATCGAATTTTGTGGCATGGAGAAGGCCTCCATCAATTGTCCTATGTCCGTGGTGAATCTAGATTTTCAGATCATAGACCGGTTTATGGCATATTTTGGGCAGAGGTTGAGTCAAGCCAAAGCCGATTGAGGAAAAGCATGAGTTGTTCTGATTCCAGGATTGAGGTGGAGGAGCTTCTGCCGTATGCACATGGATATACTGAACTTAACTTTTTCTAA
- the LOC142624270 gene encoding uncharacterized protein LOC142624270 yields the protein MARKCVFLGYPYGIKGYKVLDLESNSVHISRNIIFYEHIFPYVSSSQPSASYLDDLVFPHCTSNTTSYSSLPSIPPLIAPSSSHLPPEPSTGLLGTSPTPSTKPITSTDSIPSISNFDPIPSTSSSPITTLPILRRSTRPHSPPPYLSNYSCKSVSSKPVSSLPYDISDCLDYSQLGPTFHSFVMVVNTTPSKPISFHQAVQYPEWRVAMDKEIEALEVNDTWTSAQLPPGKSPIGCKWVYIIKYLPNGTIERYKARLVAKGFTQKHGLDYSKTFSSVAKSVSVRIVFLAVVKLWFLHQMDVNNAF from the coding sequence ATGGCTAGAAAGTGTGTGTTCTTAGGCTATCCCTATGGCATAAAAGGTTATAAAGTTTTGGATCTTGAATCAAATTCTGTTCATATCTCTAGAAACATCATTTTCTATGAGCATATCTTTCCATATGTTTCTTCATCTCAACCTTCAGCTTCCTATCTAGATGATTTGGTCTTTCCTCATTGTACCTCAAACACCACTTCATACTCCTCTTTACCATCAATTCCTCCTTTAATTGCACCTTCCTCATCCCATTTGCCTCCTGAACCTAGTACAGGCCTTCTAGGTACCTCCCCTACACCTTCTACAAAACCCATTACTTCCACTGATTCAATTCCAtccatttcaaattttgatcCTATTCCATCTACCTCTTCCTCACCTATTACAACTTTACCCATCTTAAGAAGGTCCACTAGACCTCATAGCCCTCCACCTTATCTTTCTAACTATTCTTGCAAATCTGTCAGCAGCAAGCCTGTTTCTAGTTTGCCTTATGACATTTCAGACTGTTTAGATTACTCTCAACTTGGTCCTACCTTCCATTCCTTTGTCATGGTAGTCAATACTACTCCATCAAAACCTATCTCTTTTCATCAGGCAGTTCAGTATCCTGAATGGAGGGTTGCAATGGACAAAGAAATTGAGGCCTTGGAAGTTAATGACACTTGGACTTCAGCCCAATTACCACCTGGTAAGTCCCCaattggttgtaaatgggtttaCATAATCAAATACCTTCCTAATGGCACCATTGAAAGGTACAAGGCTCGTTTAGTTGCTAAGGGCTTCACACAAAAGCATGGTTTGGATTACTCTAAGACATTTTCCTCAGTAGCTAAATCTGTGTCTGTTAGAATTGTGTTTTTGGCTGTTGTGAAGTTGTGGTTtcttcatcaaatggatgtcaatAATGCATTCTAG